Proteins from one Mycolicibacter virginiensis genomic window:
- a CDS encoding UDP-N-acetylmuramate dehydrogenase has protein sequence MRRDPAERTSTAPTFSTLATIATGGRIARYLAITSTDVLIDAVRDADAAGQPMLILGGGSNLVVADDGFAGTVIHVRTRGVDVDGDLVTVEAGEEWDEFVAAMLAAGRGGLVPLSGIPGTVGATPIQNVGAYGATTAQFLTAVTVYDRDERRVRTIVAADCAFGNRTSIFKRNSRFVVLQVTFRLPATDTVTVAYEGLAQQLDVAVDTVVPAATVREAVLDLRRSKGMVIDPTDPDTRSVGSFFVNPVLPEVPAAAAGVPAYPDAAGVKLSAAWLIEQAGFARGYGADFGSGRVRLSGKHTLAITNRADATTAEVMAFASHIRDGVWERFGVELRPECDFVGCALERTQLPVAADLRNALAVTPPA, from the coding sequence ATGCGCCGCGACCCAGCCGAGAGGACATCCACCGCTCCTACCTTCTCCACGCTGGCCACGATCGCCACCGGTGGTCGCATCGCCAGGTACCTCGCGATCACCTCGACGGACGTGCTGATCGACGCGGTGCGCGACGCCGACGCTGCGGGCCAGCCGATGCTGATCCTGGGCGGCGGCTCGAACCTGGTTGTCGCCGATGACGGGTTCGCCGGCACGGTCATCCATGTGCGCACCCGCGGTGTCGACGTCGACGGTGACCTGGTCACCGTGGAGGCCGGCGAGGAATGGGACGAGTTCGTGGCGGCCATGCTCGCCGCCGGCCGCGGGGGGCTTGTGCCGCTGTCCGGCATTCCCGGCACGGTCGGCGCCACCCCGATCCAGAACGTCGGCGCCTACGGGGCCACCACTGCGCAGTTCTTGACCGCGGTCACCGTTTACGACCGCGATGAGCGGCGCGTGCGCACGATCGTCGCTGCTGATTGCGCGTTCGGCAACCGCACCTCAATCTTCAAGCGCAACAGCCGCTTCGTCGTACTGCAGGTGACGTTCCGGCTCCCGGCCACCGACACCGTCACGGTGGCGTACGAAGGTCTGGCACAACAGCTGGATGTCGCGGTCGACACCGTGGTGCCGGCGGCCACCGTGCGCGAGGCGGTGCTGGATCTGCGGCGGTCTAAAGGGATGGTCATCGACCCGACGGATCCCGATACCCGCAGTGTCGGCTCCTTCTTCGTCAATCCGGTGCTGCCGGAGGTTCCCGCCGCCGCGGCCGGCGTCCCGGCCTACCCGGATGCGGCCGGGGTGAAACTGTCCGCGGCGTGGTTGATCGAGCAGGCCGGGTTCGCTCGCGGCTATGGTGCGGACTTCGGTTCCGGCCGGGTCCGGTTGTCCGGCAAACACACCCTGGCGATCACCAACCGCGCAGACGCCACCACCGCGGAGGTCATGGCCTTCGCCAGCCACATCCGCGACGGTGTGTGGGAGCGGTTCGGGGTGGAACTGCGGCCGGAGTGCGACTTCGTCGGGTGCGCACTGGAGCGGACACAGCTGCCGGTCGCCGCCGACCTCCGGAACGCTCTCGCTGTCACTCCCCCGGCGTAG
- a CDS encoding helix-turn-helix domain-containing protein: protein MTTPFTAEELVTVHRRAVEQLARTDQRRAAAAAAEAGKSPAQIAEQLGVDEPAVERLLRDAAFLGVEVTPEEMITRVWLTGSPREQLIQALIEFPHTADEFAPYPFDGMKRGSWSDVEYGYRLGRLTESEFNRIKAAVDPPRPDDSYLVHLVLDGAAKRLTAALTRRDGPDAAAAVCTIRDRVRTASQTSIAAQKALTKELAAELAAERPPPPIRRFLNRLDVLAEAVREGREKLKLSQAQLAHKAGVEQQFVADVEAGRRCAATELEQLLDVLETLGIHATALPAPRVTRTFADVDLDDYLRRHR from the coding sequence ATGACCACGCCGTTCACCGCTGAGGAACTGGTCACCGTGCACCGCCGCGCCGTCGAGCAGCTGGCCCGCACCGATCAGCGGCGGGCAGCGGCTGCGGCCGCTGAGGCAGGCAAGTCGCCGGCGCAGATCGCCGAGCAGCTCGGCGTCGACGAGCCGGCTGTCGAGCGCCTGCTGCGCGACGCGGCGTTCCTCGGCGTCGAGGTGACGCCGGAGGAGATGATCACCCGCGTGTGGCTCACCGGCTCACCGCGGGAGCAGCTGATCCAGGCGCTGATCGAGTTCCCGCACACGGCCGACGAGTTCGCACCGTACCCATTCGACGGGATGAAGCGGGGCAGTTGGTCCGACGTGGAGTACGGCTACCGCCTCGGCCGATTGACCGAATCCGAGTTCAACCGGATCAAGGCCGCCGTCGATCCGCCTCGACCGGACGACTCCTACCTCGTGCACCTCGTCCTCGACGGCGCCGCGAAGCGTCTGACGGCCGCGCTGACCCGCCGTGACGGACCGGATGCGGCAGCTGCCGTCTGCACGATCCGCGACCGGGTCCGCACTGCCAGCCAGACCAGCATCGCCGCGCAGAAGGCGCTGACGAAAGAACTGGCGGCGGAGCTGGCAGCGGAACGTCCGCCGCCACCGATCCGCCGGTTCTTGAACCGGCTCGACGTGTTGGCTGAAGCGGTTCGCGAAGGCCGCGAGAAGCTGAAACTGTCGCAGGCCCAGCTGGCACACAAAGCAGGTGTCGAGCAGCAGTTCGTCGCCGACGTGGAGGCGGGCCGACGCTGCGCGGCGACGGAACTGGAGCAGCTGCTTGACGTGCTGGAGACACTGGGGATCCACGCGACGGCGCTGCCGGCGCCGCGGGTGACGCGGACATTCGCGGACGTTGACCTGGACGACTACCTGCGCCGGCACAGGTGA
- a CDS encoding recombinase family protein encodes MGNGQTVGYVRVSTLDQNTERQLDGLALDKVFTDKASGKDTNRPQLAAALEYVRDGDTLVVHSMDRLARNLEDLRRIVRELTGRGVRVQFAKENLTFAGDDSPMSTLLLSMLGAVAEFERSMILERQREGIAIAKAKGVYKGRKPALSDDQAAEVARRLAGGEAATALAAEFGVSRATVYNYQAAKKGNS; translated from the coding sequence ATGGGCAACGGGCAGACCGTCGGCTACGTCCGCGTTTCCACCCTCGACCAGAACACCGAGCGTCAGCTCGACGGCTTAGCGCTCGACAAAGTGTTCACCGATAAGGCCAGTGGCAAAGACACCAATCGGCCGCAGCTCGCCGCCGCCCTCGAATACGTGCGCGACGGCGACACCCTCGTCGTGCACTCGATGGACAGGCTTGCCCGCAATCTGGAAGATCTCCGCCGCATCGTCCGCGAGCTCACCGGTCGCGGTGTCCGGGTCCAGTTCGCCAAGGAGAACTTGACGTTCGCCGGAGACGACTCGCCGATGAGCACGCTGCTGCTGTCGATGCTCGGCGCGGTGGCGGAATTTGAGCGGTCGATGATCCTGGAGCGCCAGCGCGAGGGCATCGCGATCGCGAAGGCGAAGGGCGTCTACAAGGGCCGCAAGCCAGCACTATCCGACGACCAAGCCGCTGAAGTCGCGCGGCGGTTGGCCGGTGGTGAGGCGGCGACGGCGTTGGCCGCCGAGTTCGGGGTGTCACGAGCGACGGTCTACAACTACCAAGCTGCGAAGAAAGGAAACTCATGA